In Myxococcus stipitatus, the following are encoded in one genomic region:
- a CDS encoding sensor histidine kinase: protein MNPGPVGPVNMAGWVMLETTGTTETYRPRVLAVDVESEGMERLCSILAPAGYDVLHARGAEARQAADLVLLDVKQPGTDGLAAYRRLQAELGAPSVPVLMLTRRADRQLRRQVLEAGVDDVLTTEPLDPLELKVRVHTLLELKAHRERGGERAEELLDPRARWVEMERLARVGTLAADVAQNLDHISAGLQQALGHVRERAKQGLPPDADELKKLGVAGEQMRLYGQHLLSLGPTNPKDIQRFDLRELVPGVVERMRGNGRLGSSELTVLLPEDPIAVVFNRRQLEQVLVELLANAAQAVEDVKDRPHRIHVGVEMPDMFGDFGPRLFVKDTGIGIFEDELQAVFEPYYTTKPPEKGAGLGLTVARALVESMGGKLTVQSRVNLGSTFTVELPEQTSSW from the coding sequence GTGAATCCGGGCCCGGTCGGTCCGGTCAACATGGCGGGGTGGGTGATGCTGGAGACGACGGGAACGACCGAGACGTACCGCCCCCGCGTGTTGGCGGTGGACGTGGAATCCGAGGGCATGGAGCGGCTGTGCTCCATCCTGGCCCCGGCGGGCTACGACGTGCTGCACGCGCGCGGCGCGGAGGCCCGTCAGGCCGCGGACCTCGTATTGCTGGACGTGAAGCAGCCCGGGACGGATGGACTGGCGGCGTACCGCCGGCTCCAGGCCGAGTTGGGCGCGCCGTCGGTGCCGGTGCTGATGCTCACCCGCCGGGCGGACCGTCAGCTGCGGCGCCAGGTGCTCGAGGCGGGCGTCGACGACGTGCTGACCACCGAGCCGCTTGATCCGCTGGAGCTCAAGGTCCGCGTGCACACGCTGCTGGAGCTCAAGGCGCACCGCGAGCGCGGAGGAGAGCGCGCCGAGGAGCTGCTGGACCCGCGCGCCCGCTGGGTGGAGATGGAGCGGCTGGCGCGCGTGGGCACGCTGGCCGCGGACGTCGCGCAGAACCTGGACCACATCAGCGCGGGCCTCCAGCAGGCGCTGGGGCACGTGCGAGAGCGCGCGAAGCAGGGCCTGCCTCCGGACGCCGACGAGCTCAAGAAGCTGGGCGTGGCCGGGGAGCAGATGCGGCTGTACGGCCAGCATCTGCTCTCGCTAGGGCCCACCAACCCCAAGGACATCCAGCGCTTCGACTTGCGCGAGCTGGTGCCGGGGGTCGTGGAGCGCATGCGCGGCAACGGCCGGCTGGGTTCCTCCGAGTTGACGGTGCTCTTGCCGGAGGACCCCATCGCCGTGGTGTTCAACCGCCGCCAGCTGGAGCAGGTGCTGGTGGAGCTGCTCGCCAACGCGGCGCAGGCGGTGGAGGACGTGAAGGACCGCCCGCACCGGATTCACGTGGGCGTGGAGATGCCGGACATGTTCGGCGACTTCGGCCCGCGCCTGTTCGTGAAGGACACGGGCATTGGCATCTTCGAGGACGAGCTGCAGGCCGTCTTCGAGCCCTACTACACGACGAAGCCGCCGGAGAAGGGCGCCGGCCTGGGCCTCACCGTCGCTCGCGCCCTGGTGGAGTCCATGGGCGGCAAGCTGACGGTGCAGAGCCGGGTCAACCTGGGCAGCACCTTCACGGTGGAGCTGCCCGAGCAGACCTCCTCCTGGTAG
- a CDS encoding ABC transporter ATP-binding protein, with amino-acid sequence MSLDIREGELLAVVGENGAGKSSLMNVLYGLYQPDSGEVSVDGAPVRLKSPRDAIARGIGMVHQHFMLVPTLTVAENVVLGREPTRRGMLDRERAIREVSETCAKFGFVLDVRARVDTLTVGSQQKVEIVKALHRGARVLVLDEPTAVLTPQESDELARVMRGLVAQGRTVVLISHKLKEVLGVADRIAVMRRGRHVAEVRPSETSASDLAALMVGETQRASHTETQANVVASPPGEVLLEAKALQTRGDNGQPALRGVDLTVRAGEIVGIAGVDGNGQRELAEVLTGLRPLTSGQGTLLGGKLTGLTPAQARARGVGHVPEDRLRRAVVKALSVEENVALGRHTQPPFARGPWIDFKGRRERATALLAAYDVRPPEPTLALQALSGGNQQKVVVARELDAKPRLLVVVQPTRGLDIGAVAQVHARLREAREQGAGVVLVSLDLEEVLALADRVYVFFEGRVTGEFTRPDYDERELGRRMLGAEQGHG; translated from the coding sequence GTGTCGCTCGACATCCGCGAGGGGGAGCTGCTCGCGGTGGTCGGAGAGAATGGCGCGGGCAAGTCCAGCCTGATGAACGTCCTCTATGGGCTCTACCAACCGGACTCGGGTGAAGTGTCCGTGGACGGCGCGCCCGTGCGCCTCAAGAGCCCTCGGGATGCGATTGCCCGAGGCATCGGCATGGTGCACCAGCACTTCATGCTGGTCCCCACCCTGACGGTGGCGGAGAACGTGGTGCTGGGCCGCGAGCCCACGCGCCGCGGAATGCTGGACCGCGAGCGCGCCATCCGCGAGGTGTCCGAGACGTGCGCGAAGTTCGGCTTCGTGCTGGACGTGCGCGCCCGCGTGGACACCCTCACCGTGGGCTCGCAGCAGAAGGTGGAGATCGTCAAGGCGCTGCACCGAGGAGCCCGGGTGCTCGTGCTCGACGAGCCCACCGCCGTGCTCACACCCCAGGAGTCCGACGAGCTGGCGCGGGTCATGCGCGGACTCGTCGCGCAGGGGCGCACGGTGGTGCTCATCAGCCACAAGCTCAAGGAAGTGCTGGGCGTGGCGGACCGCATCGCCGTGATGCGCCGGGGGCGGCACGTCGCGGAGGTGCGTCCCTCGGAGACCTCCGCGTCGGACCTGGCCGCCCTCATGGTGGGAGAGACGCAACGCGCCTCCCACACCGAAACCCAGGCGAACGTCGTCGCGAGTCCCCCGGGTGAGGTGCTGCTCGAGGCCAAGGCGCTCCAGACCCGGGGCGACAACGGACAGCCGGCGCTGCGCGGCGTGGACCTCACGGTGCGGGCGGGAGAAATCGTCGGCATCGCGGGCGTGGATGGCAACGGACAGCGGGAGCTGGCGGAGGTGCTCACCGGCCTGCGCCCGCTGACGTCGGGACAGGGGACGTTGCTGGGCGGCAAGCTGACCGGGCTCACTCCAGCGCAGGCTCGCGCGCGAGGCGTGGGCCATGTCCCCGAGGACCGGCTGCGCCGCGCGGTGGTGAAGGCGCTGAGCGTCGAGGAGAACGTGGCGCTGGGCCGCCACACCCAGCCGCCCTTCGCCCGAGGCCCGTGGATTGATTTCAAGGGGCGCCGGGAGCGCGCCACGGCGCTGCTCGCCGCGTACGACGTGCGCCCGCCGGAGCCGACGCTGGCCCTGCAGGCCCTGTCGGGTGGCAACCAGCAGAAGGTCGTGGTCGCGCGTGAGCTGGACGCGAAGCCCCGCCTGCTGGTGGTGGTGCAGCCCACGCGCGGCCTGGACATCGGCGCGGTGGCGCAGGTTCACGCGAGGCTGCGCGAGGCCCGCGAGCAAGGCGCGGGCGTGGTGCTGGTGTCACTGGACCTGGAAGAAGTGTTGGCCCTGGCGGACCGGGTCTACGTGTTCTTCGAGGGCCGCGTGACGGGCGAGTTCACCCGCCCGGACTACGACGAGCGGGAGCTGGGGCGACGCATGCTGGGAGCGGAGCAGGGCCATGGGTGA
- a CDS encoding phospho-sugar mutase produces the protein MNDTGLRERAEAWRQADPDPATVEELARLLAQGDMAELADRFSGDLEFGTAGLRGVLGAGPNRMNRAVVRRTTAGLARYLKEHVPDATTRGVVVGRDARRLSAELAEDTAAVLAAEGIPAHVFPLPVPTPLTAYACLHLGAAAAIMVTASHNPPEYNGYKVYWGNGAQIIPPHDTGIAAAIAKVEPANRVPLLTVAQAREKGLWRDIPDSLGEDYLRAILGLRVFKRGSETLSIVYTAMHGVGGVWAERALREAGFPRFTPVAEQHMPDGRFPTVRFPNPEEPGAMDLSRATAERVKADLVLANDPDADRLAVMARESTGGLRMLTGNEVGVLLGHYLLTQSTQRARPHVVTTIVSSTQLGDIARSLGAAYDEVLTGFKWIANRALEREHSEGTQFVFGYEEALGYTAGTVTRDKDGVGAALVMADLAAWCESRGTTVLGYLEEIQRRHGLYVGAQRNVTLPGSAGAQAIRGIMDAFRARPPSHIGGEAVRAVLDYQRGVQGLPPSNVLALELEGGGRVTLRPSGTEPKIKYYFERKETPAQGEPLARARERAESRLASFIDAFIALARERGQPT, from the coding sequence ATGAACGACACCGGACTGAGAGAGCGAGCGGAGGCGTGGCGCCAGGCGGACCCGGACCCCGCGACCGTCGAGGAGCTGGCGCGGCTGCTGGCCCAGGGCGACATGGCGGAGCTGGCGGACCGCTTCTCGGGCGACCTGGAATTCGGCACCGCGGGCCTGCGGGGCGTGCTGGGCGCGGGGCCCAACCGGATGAACCGCGCCGTCGTGCGGCGCACCACCGCCGGGCTGGCGCGCTACCTCAAGGAGCACGTGCCTGACGCCACCACGCGCGGCGTGGTGGTGGGCCGCGATGCGCGCAGGTTGAGCGCGGAGCTGGCGGAGGACACCGCCGCGGTGCTCGCCGCCGAGGGCATCCCCGCCCACGTCTTCCCGCTGCCCGTCCCCACGCCGCTCACCGCCTACGCGTGCCTCCACCTGGGCGCCGCCGCGGCCATCATGGTGACGGCCAGCCACAATCCACCCGAGTACAACGGTTACAAGGTGTACTGGGGCAACGGCGCGCAAATCATCCCGCCGCATGACACGGGCATCGCCGCCGCCATCGCGAAGGTGGAGCCCGCCAACCGCGTGCCGCTCCTGACGGTGGCGCAGGCGCGTGAGAAGGGCCTGTGGCGCGACATCCCCGACTCGCTGGGCGAGGACTACCTGCGCGCCATCCTCGGGCTGCGCGTGTTCAAGCGGGGCTCCGAGACATTGTCCATCGTCTACACGGCGATGCACGGCGTCGGCGGCGTCTGGGCGGAGCGAGCCCTGCGCGAGGCGGGCTTCCCGCGCTTCACGCCGGTCGCCGAGCAGCACATGCCGGACGGGCGCTTTCCCACCGTGCGCTTCCCCAACCCGGAGGAGCCGGGCGCCATGGACCTGTCGCGCGCCACCGCCGAGCGCGTGAAGGCCGACCTGGTGCTGGCCAATGACCCGGACGCGGACCGGCTGGCCGTCATGGCCCGCGAGTCCACAGGGGGGCTGCGCATGCTCACCGGCAACGAGGTGGGCGTGCTCCTGGGGCACTACCTGCTGACGCAATCCACGCAGCGCGCGCGGCCGCATGTCGTCACCACCATCGTGTCGTCGACGCAGCTGGGGGACATCGCCCGCTCGCTGGGCGCCGCGTATGACGAGGTGCTCACGGGCTTCAAGTGGATCGCCAACCGGGCGCTGGAGCGCGAGCACTCGGAGGGCACCCAGTTCGTCTTCGGCTACGAGGAAGCGCTGGGTTACACCGCCGGCACCGTGACGCGGGACAAGGACGGCGTGGGCGCGGCGCTCGTCATGGCGGACCTGGCCGCGTGGTGCGAATCGCGTGGCACCACGGTGCTGGGATACCTCGAGGAGATTCAGCGCCGGCACGGGCTCTACGTGGGCGCGCAGCGCAACGTCACGCTGCCGGGCTCCGCGGGTGCCCAGGCCATCCGCGGCATCATGGATGCCTTCCGCGCCCGTCCGCCCTCGCACATCGGCGGTGAGGCGGTGCGGGCCGTGCTGGACTACCAGCGCGGCGTGCAGGGCCTGCCTCCGTCCAACGTGCTGGCCCTGGAGCTGGAGGGCGGCGGCCGCGTGACGCTCCGCCCGTCTGGCACCGAGCCGAAGATCAAATACTACTTCGAGCGGAAGGAGACGCCCGCTCAAGGCGAGCCCCTGGCCCGCGCCCGCGAGCGCGCCGAGTCCCGGCTGGCCTCCTTCATCGACGCATTCATCGCGCTGGCTCGTGAGCGCGGACAACCCACCTGA
- a CDS encoding ComEC/Rec2 family competence protein — translation MTFRLRLFSLLVLLLAALPGFAASPPAPTAVAPGQPLTVHFFDVGQGDAALIISPTGKTVLIDGGPPEARERLAARLKSLVKGPLDLVILTHPHLDHLGGLITALRAVGTRRFMDPGFNHPSDAYRDLLDFVGDNVGQVMTPEPGPSSANGLLTIGLGEGVSLTVFWPRMPKEPFLVGTRSDANSNSIVARLTYGSTAFLLVGDAEPDTEAALLQRSLNLTTTVLKVAHHGGRHSSTAAFLAAAKPQAAVISVGAKNDYGHPAPETLSRLGDVGAHVLRTDQEGEVVAASDGQSVTLRTHGGTGALLVLPGDVDPSPVTSSRAVAPVRSGATSPQPREGGRTAPKTPAADSGTSQYVGLKGSKVFHRETCSTLKRSKSERMLYPNREAALRERRPAEDCHP, via the coding sequence GTGACGTTCCGCCTCCGGCTGTTCAGCCTCCTCGTCCTTCTGCTTGCCGCGCTGCCAGGCTTCGCCGCGAGCCCTCCCGCCCCGACCGCTGTTGCCCCAGGTCAACCGCTCACGGTGCATTTCTTTGACGTGGGCCAAGGTGACGCGGCCCTCATCATCTCGCCCACCGGAAAGACGGTGCTCATCGACGGGGGGCCACCCGAGGCCCGGGAGCGGCTCGCCGCCCGGCTCAAGAGCCTGGTGAAGGGCCCCCTGGACCTGGTCATCCTCACCCATCCCCACCTCGACCATCTGGGCGGGCTCATCACGGCCTTGCGCGCCGTGGGCACCAGACGCTTCATGGACCCGGGCTTCAACCATCCCAGTGATGCATACCGGGACCTGCTCGACTTCGTGGGCGACAACGTGGGCCAGGTCATGACGCCGGAGCCTGGGCCCTCGAGTGCGAACGGCCTGCTCACCATCGGCCTGGGTGAGGGTGTCTCGCTCACGGTGTTCTGGCCGCGCATGCCCAAGGAGCCCTTCCTCGTGGGGACTCGCTCGGACGCGAACTCCAACTCCATCGTCGCGCGGCTGACGTACGGGAGCACGGCGTTCCTGCTCGTCGGGGACGCGGAGCCGGACACGGAGGCCGCGCTGCTCCAGCGTTCGCTGAACCTCACCACCACCGTGCTGAAGGTCGCCCATCATGGTGGCCGCCACTCGTCCACCGCCGCCTTCCTCGCCGCCGCGAAGCCCCAGGCCGCCGTCATCTCCGTGGGCGCGAAGAACGACTACGGACACCCCGCGCCGGAGACGCTGTCGCGACTGGGTGATGTCGGGGCCCATGTGCTTCGCACGGACCAGGAAGGTGAAGTGGTCGCGGCCAGTGATGGCCAGTCCGTGACGTTGCGGACCCATGGAGGCACGGGGGCGCTGCTCGTGCTCCCTGGCGACGTGGACCCGAGCCCCGTGACGTCGTCACGCGCCGTCGCGCCGGTCCGCTCGGGGGCCACTTCGCCGCAGCCGCGTGAGGGAGGGCGTACGGCGCCCAAGACCCCCGCCGCGGACTCCGGCACGAGTCAATATGTGGGGCTCAAGGGCAGCAAGGTCTTCCACCGCGAGACGTGCTCCACGCTGAAGCGTTCCAAGTCGGAACGCATGCTCTACCCGAACCGCGAAGCCGCCCTGCGCGAGCGACGCCCCGCCGAGGATTGTCACCCATGA
- the deoC gene encoding deoxyribose-phosphate aldolase has translation MSDSEDLFKFVEDIADQARRHLHAWKGAREAALTAPAPRPSMGRVDPASIRSAADLAPYIDHTLLKPEARAEDVVKLAEEARQHGFATVCVNSSHVATAAKVLAGTSTVPIAVVGFPLGAALSSAKAFEAREAIAAGAREIDMVVNIGALKSHDYALVQRDIAAVVDACGPVPVKVILETSQLSDEEKVIACVLSKAAGAAFVKTSTGFNGGGATAEDVALMRRVVGEDVGVKASGGIRSAEDAMKMVRAGANRLGASASVAIVTGQVSTAKY, from the coding sequence ATGTCCGACTCCGAGGACCTCTTCAAGTTCGTCGAGGACATCGCCGACCAGGCCCGCCGCCACCTGCATGCGTGGAAGGGTGCCCGGGAAGCGGCCTTGACTGCTCCCGCGCCGCGGCCCTCGATGGGCCGCGTGGACCCGGCCTCCATCCGCTCCGCCGCGGACCTGGCCCCGTACATCGACCACACGCTGCTCAAGCCCGAGGCCCGCGCCGAGGACGTGGTGAAGCTGGCCGAGGAGGCCCGTCAGCACGGCTTCGCGACGGTGTGCGTGAACAGCTCGCACGTGGCCACCGCCGCCAAGGTGCTGGCGGGGACCTCCACCGTGCCCATCGCCGTCGTGGGCTTTCCCCTGGGCGCGGCGCTCTCGTCAGCCAAGGCGTTCGAGGCCCGCGAGGCCATCGCCGCCGGGGCGCGTGAAATCGACATGGTCGTGAACATCGGCGCGCTCAAGTCCCATGACTACGCGCTGGTGCAGCGGGATATCGCCGCCGTGGTGGACGCCTGTGGGCCCGTGCCCGTGAAGGTCATCCTGGAGACGTCGCAGCTCAGCGACGAGGAGAAGGTCATCGCCTGCGTGCTGTCGAAGGCCGCGGGCGCCGCGTTCGTGAAGACGTCCACGGGCTTCAACGGGGGCGGGGCGACCGCGGAGGACGTGGCGCTGATGCGCAGGGTGGTGGGCGAGGACGTGGGTGTGAAGGCGTCCGGCGGAATCCGCTCGGCGGAGGACGCGATGAAGATGGTGCGCGCGGGTGCCAACCGCCTGGGTGCGTCCGCGTCGGTGGCGATTGTCACCGGCCAGGTTTCCACCGCGAAGTACTGA
- a CDS encoding ABC transporter permease, with translation MLEIIHRLLFATLDAAPALVFAALGAVLSERAGVVAVGMEGMMRTGAFCAAVAALVMPTPLAVGMGMLAGAALAAVHGFLCIRWRSDQVVSGIALNLVALAGGTFLLETHFGPNGTPPIQQLSTWELPGLSSIPVLGALSGHAAPTYLALGLPLLLQAMLTRTPLGLRLRAVGDKPHAVATLGLSVPALRWGAVLGSGLLAGLGGAVLSTTVLDRFEQHTPAGLGFMALAAMVFGRWTPMGAFLAAAFFAFGNALRIGLASSSPALLELVPQGVLLALPYVLTLLVLTLQGQRNSTPAALGVPYEQESR, from the coding sequence ATGCTTGAAATCATCCACCGGCTGCTGTTCGCCACGCTGGATGCCGCCCCCGCGCTGGTCTTCGCCGCCCTGGGCGCGGTGCTCTCCGAGCGCGCGGGCGTCGTGGCCGTGGGCATGGAAGGGATGATGCGCACGGGCGCCTTCTGCGCCGCGGTGGCCGCGCTCGTCATGCCCACGCCCCTGGCCGTCGGAATGGGGATGCTCGCGGGCGCGGCGCTGGCCGCGGTGCATGGCTTTTTGTGCATCCGCTGGCGCTCGGACCAGGTCGTGTCCGGCATCGCGCTCAACCTGGTGGCGCTCGCGGGCGGCACCTTCCTCCTGGAGACCCACTTCGGGCCCAACGGAACGCCTCCCATTCAACAGCTCAGCACGTGGGAGCTGCCGGGACTGTCCTCCATCCCGGTGCTCGGCGCGCTCTCCGGACACGCCGCGCCCACGTACCTCGCGCTGGGACTCCCGCTGCTGTTGCAAGCCATGTTGACCCGCACGCCGCTGGGCCTGCGCCTGCGTGCCGTGGGCGACAAGCCACACGCGGTGGCCACACTGGGTCTCTCCGTCCCCGCCCTGCGGTGGGGCGCGGTGTTGGGCAGCGGACTGCTCGCGGGATTGGGCGGCGCGGTGCTCTCCACCACGGTGCTGGACCGCTTCGAGCAACACACGCCCGCGGGCCTGGGCTTCATGGCCCTGGCCGCCATGGTGTTCGGCCGCTGGACACCGATGGGCGCCTTCCTCGCCGCGGCCTTCTTCGCCTTCGGCAACGCGCTGCGAATCGGCCTGGCCTCCAGTTCGCCAGCCCTCCTGGAACTCGTCCCCCAGGGTGTCTTGCTGGCACTGCCCTACGTCCTCACCCTCCTCGTCCTCACCCTCCAGGGACAACGCAACAGCACACCCGCCGCACTCGGGGTGCCATACGAGCAGGAGTCCCGCTGA
- a CDS encoding ComEC/Rec2 family competence protein, whose protein sequence is MSPRLLALLGTLWVLGACRESQPEAAAPQATEAKRLFGTAPDGKLHVYFFDVGQGDAALIVSPKGTTVLVDSGPQSAAAHLVNRLPELLTRPLDLVILTHPHVDHHGALDAVLRRVGARQLMEPQVPGTPPAYDQLLTDISARQIQVVSPAPPTSTPNAPQRINLGDGVSLTILWPRAPAEPLLEATETALEANSIVLRLSYGETSVLFMGDALAQTEEYLLAREVPLKSTLLKVGAHGLAGATTSPFLTRVGARAAVISAGKGNAFGAPSSATLERMKAAHVQVFRTDVDGEVQVVSDGKSLVVSPQRLPRGTPTDTRYTHAGQGPTPEPSFWAGKPAPVKKAPEVPAAPPPETPAPEAAPVPTAAKEKGGAKKYTGPYVASRKRPLFHIPECDGAKKIHAENLITYKTREEAARERRPAQDCNP, encoded by the coding sequence ATGAGCCCGCGCCTTCTCGCCCTGTTGGGGACCTTGTGGGTCCTGGGGGCCTGCCGGGAGTCGCAGCCGGAAGCGGCCGCGCCGCAGGCCACCGAGGCCAAGCGCCTGTTCGGCACCGCGCCCGACGGAAAGCTGCACGTCTACTTCTTCGATGTGGGCCAAGGCGACGCGGCCCTCATCGTCTCCCCCAAGGGGACCACGGTGCTGGTGGACTCCGGCCCGCAGAGCGCCGCCGCGCATCTGGTGAATCGCCTTCCGGAGCTGCTCACCCGGCCCCTGGACCTGGTCATCCTCACGCACCCGCACGTGGACCACCACGGCGCGCTCGATGCCGTCCTGCGCCGAGTGGGAGCCCGGCAGCTCATGGAGCCGCAGGTCCCTGGGACGCCGCCCGCGTATGACCAGCTGCTCACGGACATCAGCGCGCGACAGATTCAGGTCGTCTCCCCTGCCCCGCCCACCTCGACGCCGAACGCGCCCCAGCGCATCAACCTGGGCGATGGCGTGTCGCTGACCATCCTCTGGCCCCGCGCCCCCGCCGAGCCCCTGCTCGAAGCGACCGAGACGGCGCTCGAGGCCAACTCCATTGTCCTGCGGCTGTCCTATGGAGAGACGTCGGTGCTCTTCATGGGAGACGCGCTCGCGCAGACGGAGGAGTACCTGCTCGCGCGGGAGGTTCCCCTCAAGTCCACGTTGCTCAAGGTGGGGGCACACGGGCTCGCGGGTGCCACCACGTCGCCCTTCCTCACGCGAGTGGGTGCTCGCGCCGCCGTCATCTCCGCGGGCAAGGGCAACGCCTTTGGAGCGCCCTCCTCCGCCACGCTGGAGCGGATGAAGGCCGCACACGTCCAGGTGTTCCGCACCGACGTGGATGGCGAGGTGCAGGTGGTCAGTGATGGCAAGTCGCTGGTTGTCTCGCCGCAGCGACTGCCTCGAGGAACACCCACCGACACGCGCTACACGCACGCGGGACAGGGCCCCACGCCGGAACCGTCGTTCTGGGCTGGGAAGCCCGCACCCGTGAAGAAAGCGCCGGAGGTTCCGGCCGCGCCACCTCCAGAGACACCCGCACCGGAAGCAGCTCCCGTGCCCACGGCGGCCAAGGAGAAGGGGGGCGCGAAGAAGTACACCGGGCCCTATGTCGCCAGCCGGAAGCGGCCGCTGTTCCACATTCCGGAGTGCGACGGCGCGAAGAAGATCCACGCCGAGAACCTCATCACCTACAAGACGCGTGAAGAGGCTGCCCGCGAACGGCGCCCCGCCCAGGACTGCAATCCATGA
- a CDS encoding TraR/DksA family transcriptional regulator yields MNTKQRDELKQLLLALHSELTEKSPARIEPNRTDDARIGGDEDEQPLNEMMQAIASNRNRNLDGVLARVLKALAKLRDDPDSFGECEECGDDVPLGRLRAMPYAELCVTCQGGKDAPKGRATRRKLTDYT; encoded by the coding sequence ATGAACACCAAACAGCGAGACGAGCTCAAGCAGCTGCTCCTGGCGCTGCACTCCGAGCTGACGGAGAAGTCGCCCGCGAGAATCGAGCCCAACCGCACCGATGACGCGCGCATCGGCGGCGACGAGGACGAGCAGCCGCTCAACGAGATGATGCAGGCCATCGCCTCCAACCGGAACCGGAACCTGGATGGCGTGCTGGCCCGCGTGCTCAAGGCGCTGGCGAAGCTGCGCGATGACCCGGACTCCTTCGGCGAGTGTGAGGAATGCGGGGATGACGTTCCGCTGGGCCGGTTGCGTGCGATGCCCTACGCGGAGCTGTGCGTGACGTGCCAGGGCGGCAAGGACGCTCCGAAGGGCCGCGCCACCCGCCGCAAGCTCACCGACTACACCTGA
- a CDS encoding ABC transporter permease gives MGERTRQALPSVLSVLLSLVVCWLLIALSKDADGFTTATAAYLQMLWGGVGDWPRYLEGAAATVLTRPLGEAAMKAALLTFTGLSVAVAFKVGLFNIGAQGQMILGALAAAVVGAHVALPAPLHIPAALLGAALAGGAWAGIAAALRLYRGVHEVISTIMLNWVALRLVDNWLVVGPLRGVAEAGASITGTAEIHPTAQLPRLLGDVSRLNLGFVLAVVAAVTVWAWLTRTRSGFETRAVGLGDEAARAAGIPVARRAGLAMALAGALAGLAGAVLVLGTEGRYPGTLGAPYGFDGIAIALIGNNHPLGVGAAALFFGVLRAGGTRMQLLDVHKSFPELIQGLALLFVAGRLIWLAVLRKRSAPAPMPAAPPAPAAQVPHA, from the coding sequence ATGGGTGAGCGCACGAGGCAGGCCCTGCCATCGGTGCTGTCGGTGTTGCTGTCGCTGGTGGTGTGCTGGCTGCTCATCGCCCTCTCGAAGGACGCGGACGGCTTCACCACCGCGACCGCGGCCTATCTCCAGATGCTCTGGGGAGGCGTGGGCGACTGGCCCCGCTACCTTGAAGGCGCTGCCGCCACCGTCCTCACCCGTCCCCTGGGCGAGGCCGCGATGAAGGCCGCGCTGCTCACCTTCACCGGGCTGTCGGTGGCCGTGGCCTTCAAGGTGGGCCTGTTCAACATCGGCGCGCAGGGGCAGATGATTCTCGGCGCGCTCGCGGCCGCGGTGGTGGGCGCGCACGTGGCGCTGCCCGCGCCGCTGCACATCCCGGCGGCGCTCTTGGGCGCGGCCCTGGCTGGAGGCGCGTGGGCGGGAATCGCCGCCGCGCTGCGGCTCTACCGCGGCGTGCACGAGGTCATCTCCACCATCATGCTCAACTGGGTGGCCCTGCGGCTGGTGGACAACTGGCTCGTCGTGGGTCCCTTGCGCGGCGTCGCGGAGGCGGGCGCCTCCATCACCGGCACCGCGGAGATCCACCCCACCGCGCAGCTCCCCAGGCTCCTCGGGGACGTGTCGCGCCTCAACCTGGGCTTCGTCCTCGCCGTGGTCGCGGCGGTGACGGTCTGGGCGTGGCTGACGCGCACCCGCTCGGGCTTCGAGACACGCGCGGTGGGCCTGGGAGACGAGGCCGCTCGCGCCGCCGGAATCCCCGTGGCACGGCGCGCGGGGCTCGCCATGGCGCTGGCCGGGGCGCTCGCGGGCCTCGCCGGCGCGGTGCTCGTGCTGGGCACCGAGGGACGCTACCCAGGCACCCTGGGCGCGCCCTACGGCTTCGACGGCATCGCCATCGCGCTCATCGGCAACAACCATCCGCTGGGCGTGGGCGCCGCGGCCCTCTTCTTCGGCGTGCTGCGCGCGGGCGGCACCCGCATGCAGCTGCTCGACGTGCACAAGAGCTTCCCGGAGCTCATCCAGGGCCTCGCGCTGCTCTTCGTCGCGGGACGCCTCATCTGGCTCGCGGTGCTGCGCAAGCGCAGCGCCCCCGCGCCCATGCCCGCCGCGCCCCCCGCCCCGGCCGCGCAGGTGCCCCATGCTTGA